A genomic stretch from Leptospira johnsonii includes:
- the xseA gene encoding exodeoxyribonuclease VII large subunit, producing the protein MEETKTYSVSEINSIVKQLLTGPDILRNIWIQGEISNYSKSHQGHIYFNLKDPKSLIACTFFSYSNGRYKGKPLENGMEIKAFGAISVYEPRGQYNLNISKIEELGQGDLLLQIEELKRKLAAQGVFDPERKRKLPAFPWRIGVATSPTGAAIEDIIRISKQRFPNIDILISPCLVQGDGAPESIISAIKQLNDPKWDVDLIIAGRGGGSTEDLMAFNDEKVVLAFAESRVPIISAVGHQIDSVLSDLAADHFAPTPTAAAEMAVPEMELVESGLIEFEVRLKTALKNQASNLKERLRILTNKKAFLDPRSMLNDRILQLDEINSRIHLLGKNYLMSAQNKFSPVSNGLITSFKSQLERKKKEFQLLSGKLEGFSPLGTLKRGYSVVRKKGKKVVTSPAQLEKEEELEVILAEGRIRVSYQGEIQ; encoded by the coding sequence ATGGAAGAAACAAAAACATATTCAGTTTCCGAGATCAATTCTATCGTTAAACAACTTCTGACCGGTCCGGATATTCTTCGAAATATCTGGATACAAGGAGAGATCTCCAATTATTCCAAGTCCCACCAGGGCCATATTTACTTTAATCTAAAAGATCCAAAGTCACTTATTGCCTGTACTTTTTTCTCCTATAGCAATGGAAGGTATAAGGGAAAACCTCTTGAAAACGGAATGGAGATAAAAGCATTCGGTGCGATCTCTGTTTATGAACCTAGGGGACAGTATAATTTAAACATTTCTAAAATAGAAGAGTTGGGACAAGGAGACCTTCTACTCCAAATAGAAGAATTAAAAAGAAAACTTGCTGCCCAAGGTGTATTCGATCCGGAGAGAAAACGTAAGCTACCTGCTTTCCCTTGGAGGATCGGAGTGGCCACTTCCCCTACAGGAGCGGCGATTGAAGATATTATCCGGATCTCTAAGCAAAGATTTCCTAATATAGATATTTTGATCTCTCCTTGTTTAGTACAGGGAGATGGAGCGCCTGAGTCTATTATTTCCGCAATCAAGCAATTGAATGATCCGAAATGGGATGTGGATCTGATCATTGCAGGCAGAGGTGGGGGAAGTACAGAAGACCTAATGGCCTTCAATGACGAAAAAGTGGTCCTTGCATTCGCAGAAAGTAGAGTTCCAATCATTTCCGCAGTGGGCCACCAGATAGATTCTGTTCTTTCAGATCTGGCAGCGGACCATTTTGCTCCTACTCCAACTGCTGCCGCAGAAATGGCGGTGCCCGAAATGGAACTTGTAGAATCGGGACTTATAGAATTTGAAGTCCGGCTCAAGACCGCTTTAAAAAACCAGGCGAGCAATTTGAAAGAAAGGCTTAGGATCCTTACGAATAAAAAAGCATTTTTAGATCCTAGATCCATGTTGAATGATCGAATTTTGCAACTCGACGAGATCAATTCCAGGATCCATCTATTGGGCAAAAACTATCTGATGAGTGCCCAGAATAAATTCAGTCCCGTATCGAATGGACTTATAACTTCTTTTAAATCCCAGTTGGAAAGAAAGAAGAAGGAGTTCCAACTTCTCTCTGGAAAACTGGAAGGATTTTCTCCTTTGGGAACCTTGAAAAGAGGATATTCTGTGGTCCGCAAGAAAGGAAAAAAAGTCGTTACATCTCCGGCTCAATTGGAGAAAGAAGAAGAACTAGAGGTCATATTAGCGGAAGGTAGGATTCGGGTTTCTTACCAAGGTGAAATACAATGA